The window ATCAGAATGGAACACTGGTAATCCCACACCTAAGCAAGAAATTAGAAGGTGCATATACTTGTATAGCCACAAATGAGATGGGAAGTAGCCAGGGTTCCGTCAATGTCTCTGTGGCTGGAAGTCAAAAAAATCCCACAAAGGTAGAGGATCCGGCAGCTGGAAAGACACCTAAAGATACCAAAAAACCTACAGATAAAGACATGGGAAACAGTGTTCTTAAATTAGATAAAACAGAGGAAAAACTGAATTCTGTCAAACCAACAGTATCAACTGCTGGCACAGAGGATAACAAAATAAATACCAGAGAGGACTCAAATGAAAAGAAATGTGGACCTAGTGTAGGAGGTCTACATGTTTCCAACCATGCATTCAATGAGAGCAGCAACTTGAAACCTCATGTGTTTGATCTGGGGGTAATAGCTCTGGATGTATCAGAGAAAGATGCAAAGGTACAAATAACTCCATATAATACACATTTTGGCAAACAGAACCTAAAGATGCTTTATCTCTGTCAGGAGAGCCCTAAAGGCTATTCTTTGGTGCAGTGGTCAGAAATTGAGGATCAAGTAAACTCCTATTGGTTTCAAGGGCTGACCCCTGGCACCAACTATTCTGTATGTCTAACGTACAAAGGAGAAGATTGTCATGTGCAGGTGGTTTTTACCACTAAGAAAGAAGTCCCCTCTTTGATCATTATCATTATAGTGAGCATTTTTCTTCTTGGTTTGGCCACCATACCTCTAGTGGGAGCTACATGCTGTCACCTACTTTCTAAGTACCATGGCAAAAACTATAAATTAATAATGAAGACCCAAAAACAAGATCCAATGGAAAAGCACATGGCCGCTGATTTTGACCCGAGATCATCCTATGTAGAATCAGAAAAGAATTTTGATCCTAATGAAGCTGAAGGGGAAGAAGGTGAAACAGAGGGAGTAGCAGCTTCTGTAGATGTTGAGAAGGAGGTTGAAGGAAGTGTATTAGATGAAGCTCTTCCAACCTCTCAATCCAAAACCAACCAGGAAGATTTTGAGGTGGGATCTGAGTACAGTGACAAGCTCCCTTTGGGAGCTGAGGCTGTGACCATCTCTGAAGAAATTAATGGTAACTACAAGGATCCTGCCCGCTGATATGGCAAGAGGTATCAAGATATCCTTCTCATTCAATCCCTTTGATTTATCTGTAAATGTGTTTAAAAGTGAGACCTTCTATAATTCACAAGCTCATCCGTATCCATGTACTACCCCTGCAAGTATAAAAACCTGAACAGAGTCTCCAGAAATATGCCTCTAGAAAGAATTTACAGGTTAACGGAGGAATGTAAAGCATACACACAAGTTAAGAGGTGTGATGGATAAACAAAAAACCACAATGGCAGTGATCTCAGTACTGTTGGGCAGGCTGAGAATAATAGCAAACCAATACTCACCAGTTCAAAGCCTCAACAAAAAGACTCTGGCCATTCTAGCAGTAGACAGCTATGCTGATGGTTTCAGAacactgcacaatgtatgcaTGCCCCGTGTGTCGCATATCTGTGTGCATCACTGTTTACGTAGCAATGTATGTGAATATGCCACAAAACGTGTTCTGTAGGTTagtctttaaaaaaaagtgtgtaaatgttTTGCCAACAGGTGAGTgcactgtgcgtatatatatttataggtaaATGTATATAAAAGTGCTTCTACAGAGAGCACTTACTACATAGCATGGTGTATACCTGCCTACAAAACTGCCTACTTACGCATATACAGTATACCCATACCTAGC is drawn from Hyla sarda isolate aHylSar1 chromosome 4, aHylSar1.hap1, whole genome shotgun sequence and contains these coding sequences:
- the ISLR2 gene encoding immunoglobulin superfamily containing leucine-rich repeat protein 2, encoding MGTFLFLYVALSLLRTAFTCPEACSCVDKYNQQFADCTYKKLLKVPNGFPSNVTTLSLSANKISALKKSNFVGVPQVTSLWLAHNDISSVERGTLTTLIYLKNLDISFNQLVEFPWEDLASLPALQLIKMNNNRMVNLPLDAFKNLKDLRSLRINNNNFTVIREGTFKPLLSLLHIQIYNNPFQCTCSLIWLKKWIEEAQITVAEKDLIVCASPADLQGKKIIAIPDLPCMSPTVQLSYHPNLDNTELYDGFTLSLHCLVSGSPKPTIQWKVRNSTQETEIKTSSDVAKAELSGNFLVYQNGTLVIPHLSKKLEGAYTCIATNEMGSSQGSVNVSVAGSQKNPTKVEDPAAGKTPKDTKKPTDKDMGNSVLKLDKTEEKLNSVKPTVSTAGTEDNKINTREDSNEKKCGPSVGGLHVSNHAFNESSNLKPHVFDLGVIALDVSEKDAKVQITPYNTHFGKQNLKMLYLCQESPKGYSLVQWSEIEDQVNSYWFQGLTPGTNYSVCLTYKGEDCHVQVVFTTKKEVPSLIIIIIVSIFLLGLATIPLVGATCCHLLSKYHGKNYKLIMKTQKQDPMEKHMAADFDPRSSYVESEKNFDPNEAEGEEGETEGVAASVDVEKEVEGSVLDEALPTSQSKTNQEDFEVGSEYSDKLPLGAEAVTISEEINGNYKDPAR